The following are encoded together in the Kribbella voronezhensis genome:
- the priA gene encoding bifunctional 1-(5-phosphoribosyl)-5-((5-phosphoribosylamino)methylideneamino)imidazole-4-carboxamide isomerase/phosphoribosylanthranilate isomerase PriA, producing MSALDSSPTPPPRSGNLVLLPAVDVADGQAVRLVQGEAGSETSYGDPLAAAMAWQEAGADWIHLVDLDAAFGRGSNRELLADVTGKLDVQVELSGGIRDDESLEAALATGARRVNIGTAALENPEWCDRIVQQYGDRVAIGLDVRGRTLAARGWTKEGGDLYEVLERLERAGCERYVVTDVTKDGMLQGPNLDLYRDLCARTEKPIVASGGVSSLDDLRALSTLVSDGVEGVIVGKALYAGAFTLTEALELTRGGDK from the coding sequence ATGTCTGCGTTGGATTCGTCCCCCACCCCACCGCCCCGGTCGGGGAACCTGGTGCTGCTCCCTGCCGTGGATGTGGCGGACGGGCAGGCTGTCCGGCTGGTGCAGGGCGAGGCGGGCAGCGAGACCTCGTACGGCGACCCGCTGGCCGCCGCGATGGCGTGGCAGGAGGCCGGCGCCGACTGGATCCATCTGGTCGACCTGGACGCCGCCTTCGGCCGGGGCAGCAACCGTGAACTGCTCGCCGACGTGACCGGCAAGCTCGACGTACAGGTCGAGTTGTCCGGGGGGATCCGCGACGACGAGTCCCTGGAGGCCGCGCTGGCCACCGGGGCCCGCCGGGTCAACATCGGCACCGCCGCCCTGGAGAACCCCGAGTGGTGCGACCGGATCGTGCAGCAGTACGGCGACCGGGTCGCGATCGGGCTCGACGTGCGCGGCCGCACGCTGGCCGCGCGCGGCTGGACCAAGGAGGGCGGCGACCTCTACGAGGTGCTCGAGCGGCTCGAACGGGCCGGCTGCGAGCGGTACGTCGTCACCGACGTGACCAAGGACGGCATGCTCCAGGGGCCCAACCTGGACCTGTACCGCGATCTGTGCGCGCGCACCGAGAAGCCGATCGTCGCGTCCGGCGGCGTCTCGAGCCTGGACGACCTACGCGCCCTGAGCACGCTGGTGAGCGACGGCGTCGAAGGCGTCATCGTCGGCAAGGCCCTGTACGCCGGCGCGTTCACCCTGACCGAGGCGCTCGAACTCACCCGTGGAGGCGACAAGTGA
- a CDS encoding cytochrome P450, protein MTTLAELEADPHPALARLRPVGWVDALGGWVVASRELAMRVMRDPETFTVDDPRFSTAQVVGPSMLSLDGVAHSRHREPFEAPFGLAQTRERFTSFVVDEVDRLVSAIEPLGEADLRRTVAGPLSVAVVAYSLGLAPTSAATVLEWYDAISSSVSGVAAGRPVTQEGAAAFALLHKHVAGGIDQGDSLIAEAARAGLGIDEVVANAAVLMFGGIETTEGSITNALWHLLTNPAELSQVLADLSLLPNALEESLRLEPAAAVVDRYATRDVVLAPDAEIRRGDLVIVSLAGANRDPAVFPEPDRYDLRRPNARRHLAFASGPHICLGMHLTRLEALTAVNALLTRLPGLRLSPASPPPRGLVFRKPSAVQVTWAKAG, encoded by the coding sequence ATGACCACTCTGGCCGAACTCGAAGCCGATCCGCATCCCGCATTGGCGCGGCTCCGGCCGGTGGGCTGGGTCGACGCGCTCGGCGGGTGGGTGGTGGCGAGCCGCGAGCTGGCGATGCGGGTGATGCGGGATCCCGAGACGTTCACGGTCGACGACCCGCGGTTCTCGACGGCCCAGGTGGTGGGGCCGTCGATGCTCTCGCTGGACGGAGTGGCGCACAGCCGGCATCGCGAGCCGTTCGAGGCGCCGTTCGGGCTGGCGCAGACGCGGGAGCGGTTCACCTCCTTCGTCGTCGACGAGGTCGATCGGCTGGTGAGTGCGATCGAGCCGCTCGGCGAAGCCGACCTCCGGCGTACGGTCGCGGGGCCGTTGTCGGTCGCGGTGGTGGCTTACTCGCTCGGGCTGGCGCCGACGTCGGCGGCGACCGTGCTGGAGTGGTACGACGCGATCTCGTCGTCGGTCAGCGGGGTCGCTGCCGGACGGCCGGTGACGCAGGAGGGCGCCGCGGCCTTCGCCCTGCTCCACAAACATGTTGCCGGGGGCATCGATCAGGGCGACTCGCTGATCGCCGAGGCGGCCCGGGCCGGGCTCGGAATCGACGAGGTGGTCGCGAACGCGGCGGTCCTGATGTTCGGCGGCATCGAGACGACCGAAGGCTCGATCACCAACGCGCTGTGGCATCTGCTCACCAATCCGGCGGAGCTGTCCCAGGTGCTGGCAGATCTCTCCCTGCTTCCCAACGCCCTGGAGGAATCGCTCCGGCTCGAACCCGCCGCGGCCGTGGTGGACCGCTACGCCACTCGCGACGTCGTCCTCGCCCCCGACGCCGAGATCCGCCGCGGCGACCTGGTGATCGTGTCCCTGGCCGGCGCCAACCGGGATCCGGCGGTCTTCCCCGAGCCCGACCGGTACGACCTACGCCGCCCGAACGCCCGGCGGCATCTCGCCTTCGCGAGCGGTCCACACATCTGCCTCGGCATGCACCTGACCAGACTCGAAGCCTTGACCGCCGTGAATGCCTTGCTCACCAGGCTTCCTGGCCTCCGGCTGAGCCCGGCCTCTCCCCCACCGCGCGGGCTGGTCTTCCGCAAACCGTCGGCGGTCCAGGTGACCTGGGCTAAGGCCGGTTGA
- a CDS encoding class I SAM-dependent methyltransferase, producing the protein MVDYDDRLHRVYAAGRALEPSSLDAWMGALAAEVPAARPLSVLDLGSGIGRFTPALADTFGGPVYGVEPSARMREIATTTASHPNVTYLDGSAEAIPLPDASCDLALLFLSFHHFSDKVRALREVARVLRPGGVVLLRSQFSDRMPELHWYRYFPSARRVDAAMYLSLEEVRALAAEAGLVPAAEPRWVQAETPGTLRASYERVKHRAYSTFEHLPPDEIESGFSAFEQAAAADPDRELPPVPAALLVLNRP; encoded by the coding sequence ATGGTGGACTACGACGACCGGCTGCACCGGGTGTATGCCGCAGGACGGGCGTTGGAACCGAGCAGCCTGGACGCGTGGATGGGAGCGTTGGCCGCGGAGGTCCCGGCCGCGCGGCCGTTGTCCGTGCTGGACCTCGGCAGCGGGATCGGACGATTCACACCGGCCCTCGCGGACACCTTCGGCGGACCTGTGTACGGCGTGGAGCCGTCCGCCCGGATGCGCGAGATCGCCACCACCACCGCCTCGCATCCGAACGTGACCTACCTCGACGGCTCGGCCGAGGCGATCCCACTCCCGGACGCCTCCTGCGATCTGGCCCTGCTGTTCTTGTCTTTCCACCACTTCTCCGACAAGGTCCGTGCACTGCGGGAGGTCGCCCGCGTTCTCCGGCCCGGTGGAGTGGTGCTGCTGCGGAGCCAGTTCAGCGACCGGATGCCGGAGTTGCACTGGTACCGGTATTTCCCGTCCGCTCGCCGTGTCGACGCCGCGATGTATCTGTCGCTCGAGGAGGTCCGCGCGCTGGCGGCCGAGGCGGGACTGGTGCCCGCGGCCGAACCGAGGTGGGTCCAGGCCGAGACCCCGGGCACGTTGCGAGCGTCGTACGAGCGGGTGAAGCATCGCGCCTACTCCACGTTCGAGCACCTCCCGCCCGACGAGATCGAGTCCGGCTTCAGCGCTTTCGAGCAGGCCGCGGCAGCCGATCCCGACCGTGAGTTGCCGCCTGTCCCGGCGGCGCTTCTGGTGCTCAACCGGCCTTAG
- a CDS encoding AfsR/SARP family transcriptional regulator encodes MEGLRFRVLGPTEVRHDGSVLALPAKRLRVLLTELLINANRVVPPGQLIQASWAGEPPAGPERALHTSVSRLRAALGPVGDLIRTVPGGYLIELEPDQLDLAKFRALVERAGAADDPRQQAHLLGEALDLWQDVPLTGLGTESLEGRPWLIEERLQAIERLVDARLAIGDHSAVVAELTGLTREHPLRERFWSQLMLALYRGGRQADALAAYRRLAALLAEELGVDPGTEVRQLHQAILTGDVPTQTPATDPIEEPADNWARHAQLPMDLSDFVGRSEVITEITERLSETSAMPVVTISGAPGVGKSALAVHLGHRLRGRFPDGQWHVRLAGAGNSPREPLEVLGELLSLAGVDPHDLPADLDRRAALLRSTLADRRVLLLLDDARDARQVKPLLPGTAGNAVLVTSRNELAGLSVSVGARGTRLTMLDPAEALDLLAGMLGAERVAAEPSAAAELAEVCDRLPLALRIAAGLLSGRPDQSIAGYVEELRAGDRLAGLAIGDEPDTAVAATFALSYEALQPQARRLFALLGVVPGGDLSVPGAAALFDGSPREVGPLLETLAAGNLLQRERSRYRMHDLIRLYAAGRAEVEPGADAAWQRLIDWYLRTTDAATDFEYSPLVRLTERVFDENPFTDAAQAGAWLEAEEQNLVACVSKAADSGPYGVAWRLADVLRHYFSINDRVGPWRQAATAGLRAARAAGDRDGEGAMRHSLGALAFTVGEVEVAITESAAACEAYAEAGFGLGEAALLCNLGMAYDDHGESVQAAEFLMRGIRAFRALGRIGSLWPALHSLSNVSHNLGDLDAAVAAASEALEIAPDGYAGVVGLLNRGAAYRLLGQWDRAEADMTTALAMEERPSAPGQYETALLYADLGRYDEAMAHAEAGVTISHRDGLEFHEASALNVLGIIRGRQGRWDEAARHHAEARDIAVRLGHRAREAEALLGLAAVALARKELAEAFDLGQQARELAGQLRQRIVECRALLLLAEAGRQAGRADDAERWAAEAATIQAGTGYRPPVAVNR; translated from the coding sequence ATGGAAGGCCTGCGATTTCGGGTCCTCGGGCCGACCGAGGTGCGCCACGACGGCTCGGTGCTGGCGTTACCGGCCAAGCGGCTCCGGGTGCTGCTCACCGAACTGCTGATCAACGCGAACCGGGTGGTGCCGCCGGGGCAGCTGATCCAGGCCAGCTGGGCCGGTGAACCACCGGCCGGCCCCGAACGCGCGCTGCACACCTCCGTCTCCCGGCTGCGGGCGGCCCTCGGCCCGGTCGGCGACCTGATCCGTACGGTTCCCGGCGGCTACCTGATCGAGCTCGAACCGGACCAACTCGACCTCGCGAAGTTCCGCGCCCTGGTGGAGCGGGCCGGCGCGGCTGACGACCCGCGCCAGCAGGCCCACCTCCTCGGCGAGGCGCTCGACCTGTGGCAGGACGTTCCGCTGACCGGCCTCGGCACCGAGTCGCTCGAAGGCAGGCCGTGGCTGATCGAGGAACGCCTGCAGGCGATCGAGCGACTGGTCGACGCCCGCCTCGCGATCGGCGACCACTCGGCGGTCGTCGCGGAGCTGACCGGACTCACCAGGGAACACCCCCTGCGGGAACGCTTCTGGTCGCAGCTGATGCTCGCCCTGTACCGCGGAGGTCGGCAGGCCGACGCGCTCGCGGCGTACCGGCGGTTGGCGGCCCTGCTCGCCGAGGAGCTCGGGGTCGACCCCGGTACCGAGGTTCGCCAGCTCCACCAGGCGATCCTGACCGGCGACGTGCCCACCCAGACCCCGGCAACTGACCCGATCGAGGAGCCGGCCGACAACTGGGCCAGGCATGCCCAGCTGCCGATGGACCTGAGCGACTTCGTCGGTCGCTCGGAGGTGATCACCGAGATCACCGAGCGCCTGTCGGAGACCTCGGCGATGCCGGTCGTCACCATCTCGGGCGCGCCGGGGGTCGGGAAGTCGGCGCTGGCGGTCCACCTCGGTCACCGGCTGCGAGGTCGGTTCCCCGACGGGCAGTGGCATGTCCGGCTGGCGGGTGCCGGCAACTCGCCGAGGGAGCCACTGGAGGTCCTCGGTGAACTGCTCAGCTTGGCCGGCGTCGACCCGCACGACCTGCCGGCCGACCTCGACCGGCGCGCCGCGCTGTTGCGATCCACGCTGGCAGACCGCCGAGTCCTGCTGCTGCTGGACGACGCCCGGGACGCGCGGCAGGTGAAGCCGCTGCTTCCGGGGACGGCGGGAAACGCGGTCCTGGTGACGAGCCGCAACGAGTTGGCCGGTCTGTCGGTCTCGGTCGGCGCGCGGGGGACCCGGCTGACGATGCTCGATCCGGCCGAGGCGCTCGATCTGCTGGCCGGCATGCTCGGAGCCGAGCGAGTCGCGGCCGAGCCGTCGGCCGCCGCGGAACTGGCGGAGGTCTGCGATCGTCTCCCGCTCGCCCTGCGGATCGCCGCAGGTCTGCTCTCCGGGCGCCCCGATCAGTCGATCGCGGGCTACGTCGAAGAGCTCCGGGCGGGTGACCGGCTGGCAGGGTTGGCGATCGGCGACGAGCCGGATACCGCGGTCGCGGCCACCTTCGCCTTGTCCTACGAGGCGTTGCAACCCCAGGCCAGGCGGCTGTTCGCCTTGCTGGGTGTGGTTCCTGGCGGCGATCTGAGTGTTCCAGGTGCCGCGGCACTGTTCGACGGCTCGCCGCGGGAGGTGGGGCCGCTCCTGGAGACACTTGCCGCAGGCAACCTTCTGCAGCGCGAGCGCAGTCGCTATCGCATGCACGACCTGATCCGCCTGTACGCCGCCGGCCGTGCCGAGGTGGAGCCCGGCGCCGACGCGGCCTGGCAACGGCTGATCGACTGGTACCTGCGCACGACCGACGCGGCCACCGACTTCGAGTACAGCCCGCTCGTCCGGCTCACCGAGCGCGTCTTCGACGAGAACCCGTTCACCGACGCGGCCCAGGCCGGCGCCTGGCTCGAGGCCGAGGAGCAGAACCTGGTCGCCTGCGTCTCCAAGGCCGCCGACTCCGGCCCGTACGGCGTCGCGTGGCGGCTGGCCGACGTACTGCGGCACTACTTCTCCATCAACGATCGGGTCGGCCCCTGGCGGCAGGCCGCGACAGCCGGACTGCGTGCCGCGCGGGCGGCCGGCGATCGCGACGGCGAAGGCGCGATGCGGCACAGCCTTGGTGCGCTGGCTTTCACCGTCGGCGAGGTGGAGGTGGCGATCACCGAATCGGCCGCCGCCTGTGAGGCCTATGCCGAGGCCGGCTTCGGTCTGGGCGAGGCAGCGCTGCTGTGCAACCTCGGGATGGCCTACGACGACCACGGCGAGTCGGTGCAGGCCGCCGAGTTCCTGATGCGGGGGATCCGCGCCTTCCGCGCGCTCGGCCGGATCGGCAGTCTGTGGCCGGCCCTGCACAGCCTGAGCAACGTTTCGCACAACCTCGGTGACCTGGATGCGGCCGTCGCGGCTGCCTCGGAAGCACTCGAGATCGCGCCGGACGGTTACGCGGGCGTCGTCGGGTTGCTCAATCGGGGAGCGGCGTACCGGCTGCTGGGGCAGTGGGATCGCGCGGAGGCCGACATGACGACGGCTCTGGCGATGGAGGAGCGGCCGTCGGCGCCGGGACAGTACGAGACCGCCTTGCTGTACGCCGATCTGGGCCGGTACGACGAGGCGATGGCGCACGCAGAGGCGGGGGTGACGATCAGTCATCGGGACGGGCTGGAGTTCCACGAGGCATCGGCGCTCAACGTGCTCGGCATCATCCGCGGCCGTCAGGGTCGGTGGGACGAAGCCGCGCGGCATCACGCCGAGGCGCGCGACATCGCAGTACGGCTTGGTCATCGGGCGCGGGAGGCCGAGGCGTTGCTTGGTCTGGCGGCGGTAGCGCTCGCCCGGAAGGAGTTGGCCGAGGCGTTCGACCTGGGACAGCAGGCCCGGGAACTCGCCGGGCAACTGCGCCAGCGGATCGTCGAATGCCGAGCGCTCCTGCTGCTGGCCGAGGCCGGACGCCAGGCGGGCCGGGCGGATGACGCGGAACGATGGGCGGCCGAAGCCGCGACCATCCAGGCCGGCACCGGCTACCGGCCACCGGTCGCGGTCAACCGCTGA
- a CDS encoding sulfite exporter TauE/SafE family protein: MPDVSLWTVVFLVVAAFSAGWIDAVVGGGGLIQLPAMLLGLPNASPAQILSTNKISSLFGTTTSAITYGIKVKPDRRTVLPLAGLAGLAAAGGALVATHIPMAWFKPIVLVLLIGVAIYTWLKPDLGSATILRFDGHSHYVAAGLVGALIGFYDGAVGPGTGSFLIFALVGLMGYNFLRASAKAKIANVATNLGAIVVFALHGAPLWRLGLIMGLANLLGGLLGARTAVARGSRFVRIVFLVVVAALILRLAYDVFFA, translated from the coding sequence GTGCCTGATGTCTCGCTCTGGACCGTCGTCTTCCTGGTGGTCGCGGCCTTCTCGGCCGGCTGGATCGATGCGGTGGTCGGCGGTGGTGGGCTGATCCAGTTGCCCGCGATGCTGCTCGGCCTGCCGAACGCCTCGCCCGCGCAGATCCTGTCCACCAACAAGATCTCCTCGCTGTTCGGTACGACGACGAGCGCGATCACCTACGGCATCAAGGTGAAGCCGGACCGGCGTACGGTGCTGCCGCTGGCGGGACTGGCCGGGCTGGCCGCGGCCGGGGGAGCGCTGGTCGCGACACACATTCCGATGGCGTGGTTCAAGCCGATCGTGCTGGTGCTGCTGATCGGGGTGGCGATCTACACCTGGCTGAAGCCCGACCTCGGCTCGGCGACCATCCTGCGATTCGACGGACACAGCCATTACGTAGCGGCCGGTCTGGTCGGTGCCCTGATCGGGTTCTACGACGGTGCGGTCGGGCCGGGCACCGGCTCGTTCCTGATCTTCGCGCTGGTCGGGCTGATGGGCTACAACTTCCTCCGGGCCAGCGCCAAGGCGAAGATCGCGAACGTCGCCACCAACCTCGGCGCCATCGTCGTCTTCGCCCTGCACGGCGCGCCGCTGTGGCGCCTCGGACTCATCATGGGCCTGGCGAATCTGCTCGGCGGCCTGCTCGGCGCCCGGACCGCCGTGGCCAGGGGCAGCCGGTTCGTCCGGATCGTCTTCCTGGTCGTCGTCGCCGCCCTGATCCTCCGGCTCGCGTACGACGTCTTCTTCGCCTGA
- a CDS encoding proline--tRNA ligase produces MILRMSSLFLRTLREDPADAEVPSHRLLVRAGYIRRAAPGIYTWLPLGLRVLRNVENIVRDEMNKIGAQELVFPALLPREPYEATGRWTEYGPNVFRLKDRKGADMLLGPTHEEMFTLVVKDLYSSYKDLPLSIYQIQNKYRDEARPRAGVLRGREFVMKDSYSFDIDADGLQASYELHRKAYIAIFDRLGFDYVIVKAMSGAMGGSASEEFLAIAENGEDTFVRSPGGYAANVEAVVVPQAAPVDASGVPAAEVVDTPDTPTIDTLVDALNAKHPRTDGREWTAADTLKNVLVMLVNPDGSREPLAIGVPGDRAIDEKRLGAQVEPAEVVAFEEADFAKHPELAKGYIGPGVLGSENTSKIRYLLDPRVAEGSAWVTGADKTGFHVLNLVYGRDFTADGTIQAAEVRDGDEAPDGSGPLASARGIEMGHIFQLGKKYAEALDLKVLDQNGKLVTVTMGSYGVGVTRAVAAIAEGNHDELGLIWPREIAPADIHLVATGKDAAPFEAAAKIAAELEARGLTVLYDDREKVTAGVKFKDAELLGVPTIAVVGKGLTDGVVEVKDRRSNTRVDVPLAEVVDHLVSAVRG; encoded by the coding sequence GTGATTCTGCGCATGTCGTCGCTGTTCCTCCGCACCCTTCGCGAGGACCCGGCGGACGCGGAGGTCCCGAGCCACCGGCTGCTCGTCCGGGCCGGCTACATCCGCCGGGCCGCGCCCGGGATCTACACCTGGCTGCCGCTCGGCCTGCGCGTGCTGCGCAACGTCGAGAACATCGTCCGCGACGAGATGAACAAGATCGGCGCGCAGGAACTGGTCTTCCCGGCACTGCTGCCCCGGGAGCCCTACGAGGCGACCGGCCGCTGGACGGAGTACGGGCCGAACGTGTTCCGGCTCAAGGACCGCAAGGGCGCCGACATGCTGCTCGGGCCGACCCACGAGGAGATGTTCACTCTCGTGGTGAAGGACCTGTACTCGTCGTACAAGGACCTGCCGCTGTCGATCTACCAGATCCAGAACAAGTACCGCGACGAGGCGCGGCCGCGCGCCGGTGTGCTGCGCGGACGCGAGTTCGTGATGAAGGACTCGTACTCGTTCGACATCGACGCCGACGGGTTGCAGGCGTCGTACGAGCTGCACCGCAAGGCCTACATCGCGATCTTCGACCGGCTCGGGTTCGACTACGTGATCGTCAAGGCGATGTCGGGCGCGATGGGCGGCTCGGCGTCGGAGGAGTTCCTGGCGATCGCGGAGAACGGTGAGGACACCTTCGTCCGGTCGCCCGGCGGTTACGCCGCGAACGTCGAGGCTGTCGTCGTGCCGCAGGCCGCGCCGGTCGACGCGTCCGGTGTGCCCGCGGCCGAGGTCGTCGACACCCCGGACACCCCGACCATCGACACCCTGGTGGACGCGCTCAACGCGAAGCACCCCCGCACCGACGGTCGCGAGTGGACCGCCGCGGACACGTTGAAGAACGTGCTGGTGATGCTGGTGAACCCCGACGGCAGCCGTGAGCCGCTGGCGATCGGCGTCCCCGGCGACCGCGCCATCGACGAGAAGCGGCTCGGCGCGCAGGTCGAGCCGGCCGAGGTGGTCGCCTTCGAGGAGGCCGACTTCGCCAAGCACCCCGAGCTCGCGAAGGGCTACATCGGGCCGGGCGTGCTCGGGTCGGAGAACACCTCGAAGATCCGGTACCTGCTCGATCCCCGGGTCGCCGAGGGTTCGGCCTGGGTGACCGGTGCGGACAAGACCGGCTTCCACGTGCTCAACCTGGTGTACGGTCGCGACTTCACCGCCGACGGCACGATCCAGGCCGCCGAGGTGCGCGACGGGGACGAGGCACCGGACGGATCCGGTCCGCTGGCGTCGGCCCGTGGCATCGAGATGGGGCACATCTTCCAGCTCGGCAAGAAGTACGCCGAGGCGCTGGACCTGAAGGTGCTCGACCAGAACGGCAAGCTGGTCACCGTCACGATGGGCTCCTACGGCGTCGGCGTGACCCGTGCGGTGGCCGCGATCGCCGAGGGCAACCACGACGAGCTCGGGCTGATCTGGCCGCGCGAGATCGCGCCGGCCGACATCCACCTGGTCGCCACCGGCAAGGACGCCGCCCCGTTCGAGGCCGCGGCCAAGATCGCGGCGGAGCTCGAGGCGCGCGGTCTGACCGTGCTGTACGACGACCGCGAGAAGGTCACCGCCGGCGTGAAGTTCAAGGACGCCGAGCTGCTCGGCGTGCCGACGATCGCGGTCGTCGGCAAGGGCCTGACCGACGGTGTCGTCGAGGTGAAGGACCGGCGCTCGAACACCCGGGTGGACGTCCCCCTCGCCGAGGTCGTCGACCACCTGGTTTCCGCCGTACGCGGCTGA
- a CDS encoding DoxX family protein has protein sequence MSRRSRSTTGLAVLLGVSGVLHFVRPEPFERIVPRQLPRKKELVYASGVAELVCAAGLAHPRTRRTAGLLSAALLVAVFPANVQMAVDLNKVGTPRAKAIGFGRLPLQLPLIRAALKASREGR, from the coding sequence ATGAGTCGTCGGAGCAGGAGCACGACCGGGCTGGCTGTGTTGCTCGGAGTGTCGGGCGTGCTGCATTTCGTCAGACCTGAGCCGTTCGAGCGGATCGTGCCGCGTCAGTTGCCGCGGAAGAAGGAACTCGTTTACGCCTCCGGGGTGGCCGAGTTGGTCTGTGCGGCGGGGCTCGCGCACCCGCGGACCCGGCGTACGGCCGGATTGCTCAGTGCCGCGTTGCTGGTGGCCGTCTTTCCCGCCAATGTGCAGATGGCGGTCGATCTGAACAAGGTGGGGACGCCGCGGGCGAAGGCGATCGGGTTCGGCCGGTTGCCGTTGCAGCTTCCGTTGATCCGGGCCGCTCTGAAGGCGTCGCGCGAGGGCCGCTGA
- a CDS encoding M14 family zinc carboxypeptidase, giving the protein MRRIATSLAGLAVVAVAVAGFAPGSAAAPAREPVARADSAPAYYTLKLPTGLTMAQLVRDGYDISHGHGTRPIVVATPAEAKSLRDRGVLLAKSGSVYKPLVRGAGTTSTTYYGGYHNVLGHEQHNAAVASAHPDLVKLYDIGDSWKKAKGQGGHDIQALCITKLATGDCALNSTGKKPKFVLHAQIHARELSTGELAYRWIDLLVTSYGKDPAITSLVDSRELWVVPMANPDGVDVVASSPSQPVMQRKNVDSTTGGCPADDAGVDLNRNSGFQWDVHEGGPCEETYPGTKAVSEPETIAIQGLLDKIFRDTKGDVDQPAAVGTTGVFLTLHSFGNDILAPYGYTNTDAPDKAALVALGKKMSGFNGYPVSTGDGGIGYFAPGATDDWLYGTRGVPSYTFEVGPDSGSCGGFFPAYSCMDSTFWPKNKAAFLYAARAAASPYGTLPASNPVS; this is encoded by the coding sequence TTGCGAAGAATCGCCACGTCCTTGGCCGGTCTGGCCGTAGTCGCCGTTGCGGTCGCCGGGTTCGCCCCCGGCAGTGCGGCCGCGCCGGCACGCGAACCGGTGGCCCGGGCCGACAGCGCCCCGGCGTACTACACGCTGAAGCTCCCAACCGGGCTGACCATGGCCCAGCTCGTCCGTGACGGCTACGACATCAGTCACGGCCACGGCACCCGCCCGATCGTGGTCGCGACCCCTGCGGAAGCCAAGAGCCTGCGCGACCGCGGCGTACTGCTCGCCAAGAGCGGCAGCGTCTACAAGCCGCTGGTACGCGGCGCCGGCACCACCAGTACGACGTACTACGGCGGCTACCACAACGTGCTCGGCCACGAGCAGCACAATGCCGCAGTGGCCTCCGCGCATCCGGACCTGGTGAAGCTGTACGACATCGGGGATTCGTGGAAGAAGGCGAAAGGCCAGGGTGGGCACGACATCCAGGCCTTGTGCATCACCAAGTTGGCCACCGGCGACTGTGCGCTGAACAGCACGGGGAAGAAGCCGAAGTTCGTGCTGCACGCCCAGATCCACGCGCGGGAGCTGTCGACCGGCGAACTCGCGTACCGCTGGATCGACCTGCTGGTCACGTCGTACGGCAAGGATCCCGCGATCACCTCGCTGGTCGACTCGCGGGAGCTCTGGGTGGTCCCGATGGCGAACCCGGACGGCGTGGACGTGGTTGCGTCCTCGCCGTCGCAACCGGTGATGCAACGGAAGAACGTGGACAGTACGACGGGTGGCTGCCCGGCCGACGATGCCGGGGTGGACCTGAATCGCAACTCCGGCTTCCAGTGGGATGTCCACGAAGGTGGGCCTTGCGAGGAGACGTACCCGGGCACCAAGGCGGTGTCCGAGCCCGAGACGATCGCGATCCAGGGCTTGCTGGACAAGATCTTCCGCGACACCAAAGGGGACGTGGATCAGCCGGCCGCGGTCGGGACGACCGGGGTCTTCCTGACCCTGCACAGTTTCGGCAACGACATCCTCGCGCCGTACGGGTACACCAACACGGACGCGCCGGACAAGGCCGCTTTGGTTGCCTTGGGCAAGAAGATGAGTGGGTTCAACGGCTACCCGGTGAGTACCGGCGACGGCGGGATCGGGTACTTCGCGCCGGGTGCCACCGACGACTGGCTCTACGGGACCCGCGGCGTACCGTCGTACACCTTCGAGGTCGGCCCCGACTCGGGTTCCTGCGGCGGCTTCTTCCCGGCCTACTCCTGCATGGACTCCACCTTCTGGCCCAAGAACAAGGCCGCCTTCCTGTACGCCGCGAGGGCCGCCGCCTCGCCGTACGGGACCCTACCTGCGAGTAACCCGGTCAGCTAG